In the Telopea speciosissima isolate NSW1024214 ecotype Mountain lineage chromosome 2, Tspe_v1, whole genome shotgun sequence genome, one interval contains:
- the LOC122649867 gene encoding uncharacterized protein LOC122649867 isoform X2 has protein sequence MDGSRNLASNTVGLCLLPSELIQDILMRLALPELSCLRSVCKLLTSIISGNDFRREFNVRSSSDSWLFVYKKRSTRASVLHGFTERSDRWFNIPIVKYLFPVIPPGEDLYFLTASGDFFLFASNNCRELIAVNPTTKTARKIPPSPLGPRGTSSWRRSGLKLIAGPSGSDSFRFLFAESYENRPVLFEYSSETDTWSSIDANESSEDREPRGSDRRRIFLSVVHRRRESVAIAVSETDGPVVVRPRFDGGGMEERLAIGFSASDEVHRLHVYGDGNMVIIRSTVVDEFAKVRMFTCIEMWRMTLDGRRWEFVSKVPNGLVERVRKPYGVMMGCLEEKDGKVNVILMSNHKGQWDLIWLSYYDLVGRDREGNWRWIPLPEFGMEGLNMAGIAFSSGLSLR, from the exons ATGGACGGAAGCCGGAACCTGGCGTCAAACACTGTCGGCCTATGCCTCCTTCCGTCGGAGCTCATTCAAGATATTCTCATGCGTCTTGCACTGCCTGAACTCTCCTGTTTAAGGTCAGTGTGCAAACTCTTAACTTCAATTATTTCCGGTAATGATTTCCGCCGCGAGTTCAACGTCAGGTCGAGCTCAGATAGCTGGCTCTTCGTTTACAAGAAGAGATCTACTCGTGCTTCCGTACTCCACGGTTTCACTGAAAGATCTGACCGGTGGTTCAACATTCCGATCGTCAAGTACTTGTTTCCGGTGATTCCTCCCGGTGAAGATCTCTACTTCTTGACTGCTTCCGGTGATTTTTTCCTCTTTGCTTCAAATAATTGCCGAGAATTGATCGCCGTGAATCCGACGACGAAGACCGCCAGAAAGATCCCTCCGAGTCCACTTGGTCCACGTGGCACGTCATCTTGGCGACGATCCGGATTGAAACTAATAGCTGGACCGTCCGGTTCGGATAGTTTCCGGTTCTTGTTCGCCGAATCGTATGAGAACCGGCCGGTTTTGTTCGAGTACAGCTCGGAAACTGACACGTGGAGTTCCATAGATGCCAATGAAAGCAGCGAGGATAGAGAACCACGTGGCAGCGATCGGAGGAGGATCTTCCTCAGCGTGGTCCATCGGAGGAGAGAGAGCGTGGCGATCGCCGTATCGGAGACCGATGGTCCGGTTGTTGTGCGGCCGAGATTTGACGGAGGAGGAATGGAGGAGCGGTTAGCAATAGGTTTCAGCGCCAGCGACGAGGTCCATCGGTTACACGTTTACGGTGATGGGAACATGGTGATCATAAGATCGACGGTGGTCGATGAGTTTGCAAAGGTGAGAATGTTTACATGTATAGAAATGTGGAGGATGACTTTggatggaagaagatgggaATTTGTTTCCAAGGTTCCAAACGGGTTGGTGGAAAGGGTTAGAAAACCATATGGAGTAATGATGGGTTGTTTGGAGGAAAAAGATGGGAAAGTGAATGTGATCCTGATGTCTAACCATAAGGGAC agtgGGACTTGATTTGGTTGTCTTACTACGATCTAGTGGGACGAGACCGAGAGGGTAATTGGAGATGGATTCCATTGCCGGAGTTTGGAATGGAAGGCTTGAACATGGCTGGTATTGCTTTCTCATCTGGTCTTTCTCTCCGATga
- the LOC122649867 gene encoding uncharacterized protein LOC122649867 isoform X1 produces MDGSRNLASNTVGLCLLPSELIQDILMRLALPELSCLRSVCKLLTSIISGNDFRREFNVRSSSDSWLFVYKKRSTRASVLHGFTERSDRWFNIPIVKYLFPVIPPGEDLYFLTASGDFFLFASNNCRELIAVNPTTKTARKIPPSPLGPRGTSSWRRSGLKLIAGPSGSDSFRFLFAESYENRPVLFEYSSETDTWSSIDANESSEDREPRGSDRRRIFLSVVHRRRESVAIAVSETDGPVVVRPRFDGGGMEERLAIGFSASDEVHRLHVYGDGNMVIIRSTVVDEFAKVRMFTCIEMWRMTLDGRRWEFVSKVPNGLVERVRKPYGVMMGCLEEKDGKVNVILMSNHKGLWDLIWLSYYDLVGRDREGNWRWIPLPEFGMEGLNMAGIAFSSGLSLR; encoded by the exons ATGGACGGAAGCCGGAACCTGGCGTCAAACACTGTCGGCCTATGCCTCCTTCCGTCGGAGCTCATTCAAGATATTCTCATGCGTCTTGCACTGCCTGAACTCTCCTGTTTAAGGTCAGTGTGCAAACTCTTAACTTCAATTATTTCCGGTAATGATTTCCGCCGCGAGTTCAACGTCAGGTCGAGCTCAGATAGCTGGCTCTTCGTTTACAAGAAGAGATCTACTCGTGCTTCCGTACTCCACGGTTTCACTGAAAGATCTGACCGGTGGTTCAACATTCCGATCGTCAAGTACTTGTTTCCGGTGATTCCTCCCGGTGAAGATCTCTACTTCTTGACTGCTTCCGGTGATTTTTTCCTCTTTGCTTCAAATAATTGCCGAGAATTGATCGCCGTGAATCCGACGACGAAGACCGCCAGAAAGATCCCTCCGAGTCCACTTGGTCCACGTGGCACGTCATCTTGGCGACGATCCGGATTGAAACTAATAGCTGGACCGTCCGGTTCGGATAGTTTCCGGTTCTTGTTCGCCGAATCGTATGAGAACCGGCCGGTTTTGTTCGAGTACAGCTCGGAAACTGACACGTGGAGTTCCATAGATGCCAATGAAAGCAGCGAGGATAGAGAACCACGTGGCAGCGATCGGAGGAGGATCTTCCTCAGCGTGGTCCATCGGAGGAGAGAGAGCGTGGCGATCGCCGTATCGGAGACCGATGGTCCGGTTGTTGTGCGGCCGAGATTTGACGGAGGAGGAATGGAGGAGCGGTTAGCAATAGGTTTCAGCGCCAGCGACGAGGTCCATCGGTTACACGTTTACGGTGATGGGAACATGGTGATCATAAGATCGACGGTGGTCGATGAGTTTGCAAAGGTGAGAATGTTTACATGTATAGAAATGTGGAGGATGACTTTggatggaagaagatgggaATTTGTTTCCAAGGTTCCAAACGGGTTGGTGGAAAGGGTTAGAAAACCATATGGAGTAATGATGGGTTGTTTGGAGGAAAAAGATGGGAAAGTGAATGTGATCCTGATGTCTAACCATAAGGGACTGTGg GACTTGATTTGGTTGTCTTACTACGATCTAGTGGGACGAGACCGAGAGGGTAATTGGAGATGGATTCCATTGCCGGAGTTTGGAATGGAAGGCTTGAACATGGCTGGTATTGCTTTCTCATCTGGTCTTTCTCTCCGATga